A stretch of Schistocerca cancellata isolate TAMUIC-IGC-003103 chromosome 3, iqSchCanc2.1, whole genome shotgun sequence DNA encodes these proteins:
- the LOC126175319 gene encoding cuticle protein 16.5-like: MYKLIVLAAVLAVAAAAPGFLGAPAVAYTAPAVAAAPVAYAAPAVVKAAVAAPAVAYAAPAVAYAAPAYHAPVAYAAAPAVVKTHYF; the protein is encoded by the exons ATGTACAAGCTG ATCGTCCTCGCCGCCGTGctggccgtcgccgccgccgcccccggatTCCTGGGCGCGCCTGCTGTCGCCTACACCGCCCCCGCGGTGGCCGCCGCCCccgtggcctacgccgcccccgctgtcGTCAAGGCCGCCGTCGCCGCCCCCGCTGTGGCCTACGCCGCTCCCGCTGtagcctacgccgcccccgcctacCACGCCCCAGTAGCCTACGCTGCAGCTCCCGCTGTCGTCAAGACGCACTACTTCTAG